The Herpetosiphonaceae bacterium genomic sequence CAGCGCCAGCAGCGATCCCGCCGTGAGATAATCGAGCATGCCGTGAGTTTTAGTGGAAAAGAATTTCACCATGCTGTGCTCCTGCATCGGGTAACATAACCACCGCCGTTCGGCAGAATACGTGCCACGATCGGAGCCGCATGGTGTGGGATCAGCGGCAGAAAAGGCGCTCGCACCGAGCGCCTCTCGGTTTATGCGTGGGATAGGTTGCTCAGATGATGCAGATACGCCTCGTAGTCGCCCTCGAAGCTGCGCGACCGCCCCTGCCCAACCTCCACGATCCGCTCGGCGAAATTGTGCAGAAAAGCGCGATCGTGCGCTACGGCGATCACCGTGCCCGCGAAGGCCTCCAGCGCCGCCTCGAAGTGCTCGCGTCCCTCGATGTCGAGATGATTCAGCGGCTCGTCCAGCAGCAGCAGATTGCAGCCGCGCAGCACCAGCAGCGCCAGTTGCAGGCGGCTGCGCTCGCCCAGCGAGCACTCGCGCACCCGCCGGAAGACGCGGTCGCCGCCGAAGAGGAAGAAGTGCAGAAAGCTGCGCGCCTCGGTTTCGCTCATCGGGCGCTCGTGCAGCACCGTCGCCAGCACCGTCCGATCGAGATCAAGCGTCGCGTGCTCCTGCGAGAGGACGCCCAGCCGAACGTTCGCGCCCAGCCGGATCTGTCCCTGCTGTGGTTGCAGCCGCCCCTCGATCAGCCGCAGCAGCGTGGTCTTGCCCGCGCCGTTCGGTCCGACGACGGCGATTCGCTCGCCGTACTGGACCTCCAGGCTGGTGTCCACGAGCAGTGGCGGACAGCCGGGATACCTGAACGTCAGATCCTCGACGCGCAGCACGGCCCGTCCACCCGGCGGCGGCGGCCCGAAGTCGAGCTTGAGCGACCAGTGCGCGCGCGGCTTGTCGACGCGCTCATCCGACTCAAGGTAGCGCTCCAGCTTGCGCTCGCGCGCTCTGGCCTTGCGTGCGACTTTTTTGGAGCCGCCCTTGCCGCTCAGAAAGAACTTGGCGTCACTATCCTTGGGTGTGCTGCTCAGCTCGACGTTGAGCGCCTGCATCTTGAGCCGCATGATGTCCTGGCGCGTCTGCGCGATGTACTCCTGCTGGCGCTTCCAGGCTTCGACATGCAGCTCGTGCTCGTGCTCGCGCGCGGCGGCATACGCGCTGTAGTTGCCGCTGTAGCTTTTGATCGTGCGCGTGTCG encodes the following:
- a CDS encoding ABC-F family ATP-binding cassette domain-containing protein is translated as MLQVQNLHKSYGTATVLAGVECIVNAGEHVGLIGPNGTGKSTLLRCILRQEQPDSGTIVLSPPDLAIGYLPQSFDDLGDRTLGAVVAAAQAEWLGAEAALQQAAESLATADDPDAAIEAYDAALSQFEALGGYEREHRAASVLDGLGLGGIDPGTRAAALSGGQKTRLALATLLLREPHLLLLDEPTNHLDVTALEWLESFVQNYPHAALIVSHDRAFLDRTVRRVLALDPDTRTIKSYSGNYSAYAAAREHEHELHVEAWKRQQEYIAQTRQDIMRLKMQALNVELSSTPKDSDAKFFLSGKGGSKKVARKARARERKLERYLESDERVDKPRAHWSLKLDFGPPPPGGRAVLRVEDLTFRYPGCPPLLVDTSLEVQYGERIAVVGPNGAGKTTLLRLIEGRLQPQQGQIRLGANVRLGVLSQEHATLDLDRTVLATVLHERPMSETEARSFLHFFLFGGDRVFRRVRECSLGERSRLQLALLVLRGCNLLLLDEPLNHLDIEGREHFEAALEAFAGTVIAVAHDRAFLHNFAERIVEVGQGRSRSFEGDYEAYLHHLSNLSHA